Proteins encoded by one window of Salvia splendens isolate huo1 chromosome 5, SspV2, whole genome shotgun sequence:
- the LOC121802468 gene encoding cyclin-dependent kinase 1-like, with protein sequence MAMKEEFSGLSPSTRAEIDILKSLGHPSIVQFKEVALDEYDGVYVVMEYLDTDLRRYMSLKGEDCLAMSHVKKLMKQLIQGVTFFIGTRVEDEDEEEEECKVGTPWYRAPELLLGERRGSCAVDMWAVGCIFAEMVLNEVLFRGGSEEDQLHEMYCILGHPSAKNVESSICGANLMLSRDGFDLLKGLLCYDPVKRMTAEMALNHVWFEDEITS encoded by the exons AAGGGCCGAAATCGATATCCTTAAGTCCCTCGGCCACCCCTCCATTGTGCAATTCAAGGAGGTCGCGCTGGATGAGTACGACGGCGTTTATGTGGTGATGGAGTACTTGGACACTGATCTAAGAAGATACATGTCTCTCAAGGGAGAAGATTGCCTTGCAATGAGCCATGTGAAGAAGCTGATGAAGCAGTTGATCCAAGGTGTCACTTTCTTCATCGGAACAAG GGTTGAGGatgaggacgaggaggaggaggagtgcAAGGTGGGGACGCCGTGGTATAGGGCGCCCGAGTTGCTTCTTGGGGAGAGGAGGGGTTCGTGCGCGGTGGATATGTGGGCCGTGGGGTGCATATTCGCGGAGATGGTGCTGAACGAGGTGCTGTTTCGAGGGGGGTCGGAGGAGGATCAGTTGCATGAGATGTATTGCATTCTTGGCCATCCTAGTGCTAAGAATGTTGAGAGTTCTATTTGTGGTGCAAATTTGATGCTTTCGAGAGATGGATTTGATCTGCTTAAAGGGTTGCTGTGTTATGATCCAGTGAAGAGGATGACTGCAGAAATGGCTCTCAATCATGTTTGGTTTGAAGATGAAATTACTTCTTGA